The following are from one region of the Silene latifolia isolate original U9 population chromosome 9, ASM4854445v1, whole genome shotgun sequence genome:
- the LOC141599208 gene encoding calcium uniporter protein 2, mitochondrial-like has product MAFKKTLVQRLFNLSRFSTPTLCRNPTGKSQLPEPTPNPTRTGFSSDPTKPRRPMSQSAAAGTVAMRLFPMSGEALSETLRGMDITRGRLNLDGLVSYPKLDPVRSDPEPVVVEPEGLTVKEVRKVLRATQVEMIRGRLREVEKDWVNYKEFVGLIEEFCGGNKDQAVHFAQTLDDSGSVIVLGNSVCLRPHQVAKAIHSLVTPPVSVDPNDPRKIELELMEEQKAEIDQKADALVRRELWAGLGYMVVQTAAFMRLTFWELSWDVMEPICFYVTSGYFMIGYTFFIRTMKEPSFEGFFQSRFNSKQKRLMEAQGFNLEKYEELRKAFYPRHYSSPSPLDDARLIKYDYHHKVN; this is encoded by the exons ATGGCGTTCAAGAAAACGCTTGTACAGCGATTATTTAACCTTTCCCGATTCTCAACACCAACTCTTTGCAGGAACCCGACCGGCAAATCCCAACTCCCCGAACCGACcccgaacccgacccgaaccGGATTCAGCTCTGACCCGACCAAACCCCGCCGGCCAATGAGTCAATCTGCGGCGGCAGGTACGGTGGCGATGCGGTTGTTTCCGATGAGTGGAGAGGCGTTGTCTGAGACGTTGCGAGGGATGGACATTACGAGGGGGAGGCTGAACCTAGACGGTTTGGTATCGTACCCGAAACTCGACCCGGTTCGGTCGGATCCGGAACCGGTTGTGGTCGAACCGGAAGGATTGACGGTGAAGGAAGTGAGGAAAGTGTTGCGAGCGACGCAAGTGGAGATGATTAGGGGAAGATTGAGAGAAGTTGAGAAAGATTGGGTGAATTATAAGGAATTTGTAGGATTAATTGAGGAATTTTGTGGTGGAAATAAAGATCAAGCGGTTCATTTTGCACAAACTTTGGATGATTCCGGTTCGGTTATTGTTTTGGGGAATTCGGTCTGTTTGCGCCCTCATCAG GTAGCGAAAGCCATTCATAGCCTAGTCACGCCTCCTGTGTCGGTGGACCCCAACGACCCGAGGAAAATAGAGTTGGAGCTGATGGAGGAGCAAAAGGCTGAGATTGATCAGAAAGCCGATGCATTGGTCCGTCGAGAATTGTGGGCTGGGTTGGGTTACATGGTGGTCCAAACGGCGGCGTTTATGAGGCTAACATTTTGGGAACTTTCCTGGGATGTGATGGAGCCGATTTGCTTCTATGTGACTTCCGGTTATTTCATGATTGGTTATACATTTTTTATTAGGACAATGAAAGAGCCCTCCTTTGAAGGGTTCTTCCAAAGCCGCTTCAACTCCAAGCAGAAACGGCTTATGGAGGCTCAAGGGTTCAATCTTGAGAAATATGAAGAGCTTAGGAAAGCGTTTTATCCCCGTCATTATTCTTCGCCATCTCCGCTAGATGATGCTAGGTTGATTAAGTACGATTATCATCATAAGGTTAATTAG